In the Streptomyces coeruleoprunus genome, CCCGGCCGGGGCCTCGCGCGCCTGTGCCACCGGGCCGGCCCTCACTCCGCGGACGTGAAGCACCTCAGCAGCTCGTCCGTGCCCGCCTTCACCTGCTCCACCGACCGCCCGAACTCGCCGGTCAGGTACTGCATCAGACTCGGCACGAACGGCGCCAGCAGTAGATGCGTCAGCAGCGCCGGATCCGCCTCCGGCCTGATCTGCGCGACCAGCATCGACGCGTGCGCGTGCGTCGTCGCGTACGCCCCGCTGCGGTAGCGCGCCGTGGGTGCGGCCTTCTCCGCGGCGAGCATCGTCTCCTGCTGCTCGGCCACGTGGTCGGCCAGCGCGTGCAGGAACGCGCGCAGCCGGTCCTGCGGCGGCGCGCCGGGCCCCAGCGGCGGCGGCCCGCCCATGAAGGCCTCCTGGAACTGCCGTTCGCGCTCGTCGAGCAGGGCGAGCAGCAGCTGGGCGATGTCGCCGAAGCGGCGGTAGACGGTGCCGACGCCCATGCCGGCCGCGTGCGCGACCGCGTTCATGGTGAGCGCGGCGGGCCCCTTCTCGGCGACGAGCGCGGCCGCCGCCTCCAGGATCCTGCGCCGGTTTCCGGCGGCGTCCGCGCGCTCCGCGCGTTCCGTGCGCTCCGGCCCGCCCGGGGGCGCGCCCACGAGGGGCAGCGGGGTGCGGTCTGGCGGCTGTCTCATGATGTGAGCATAGCCGAGGACCGGAAAACTATCCGCTTACGGCGAACAGCCCCTTGCCGTCCGGATTGCTATCCGCTTAAGGTGGCGGGACGTAACCGGATAGCAATCCGCTTCGCTTTCCTCGAAGGGTCCCCGCCATGTCTCCCAAGATCGCGGTCGTCTACTACTCCTCGACCGGCAACGTCCACCAGCTCGCCCGCGCCGTCGCCGAGGGCGCCGAGAAGGCCGGTGCCGAGGTCCGCCTCCGCCGCGTCCCCGAGCTGGCCCCGGACGCCGCGATCGACGCCAACCCCGCCTGGCGCGAGCACGTGGAGGCCACCAGGGACCTGGAGGTCGCCACCCTGGACGACCTGTCCTGGGCCGACGCCTACGCCTTCGGCACGCCCACCCGCTTCGGCAACGTCGCCGCCCAGCTCAAGCAGTTCCTCGACACCACCGGCGGCCTCTGGCAGCAGGGCGTCTTCGCCGACAAGCCGGCCACCGCCTTCGTGAGCGCCCACAACACCCACGGCGGCAACGAGTCCACGCTGCTCGCCCTCTACAACACGATGCACCACTGGGGCTCCCTCATCGTGTCGCCCGGCTTCACCGACCCGGTCGTCTACGGCGCCGGCGGCAACCCCTACGGCACGGCCCACCCCTCCGGCGCCGGCGAGCCCGGCGAGAACGTCCTCGCGGCCGC is a window encoding:
- the wrbA gene encoding NAD(P)H:quinone oxidoreductase is translated as MSPKIAVVYYSSTGNVHQLARAVAEGAEKAGAEVRLRRVPELAPDAAIDANPAWREHVEATRDLEVATLDDLSWADAYAFGTPTRFGNVAAQLKQFLDTTGGLWQQGVFADKPATAFVSAHNTHGGNESTLLALYNTMHHWGSLIVSPGFTDPVVYGAGGNPYGTAHPSGAGEPGENVLAAARYQGERLTTVTARLAAGAARA
- a CDS encoding TetR/AcrR family transcriptional regulator; the encoded protein is MRQPPDRTPLPLVGAPPGGPERTERAERADAAGNRRRILEAAAALVAEKGPAALTMNAVAHAAGMGVGTVYRRFGDIAQLLLALLDERERQFQEAFMGGPPPLGPGAPPQDRLRAFLHALADHVAEQQETMLAAEKAAPTARYRSGAYATTHAHASMLVAQIRPEADPALLTHLLLAPFVPSLMQYLTGEFGRSVEQVKAGTDELLRCFTSAE